The sequence below is a genomic window from Glycine max cultivar Williams 82 chromosome 20, Glycine_max_v4.0, whole genome shotgun sequence.
GCATCTGTTGAATGTGCTTATCATGTAAACACTCATGTGtaagttatttatataatagaataggaaataagattgaattattttcataaattataagttgCTTTCATcagttattttgaaaaacttattgaaatgagttaaaaaaaaaaggttataaaCATTTATACAAGTATGTGtgatataaaataagttaaataaaattgttaatagGTTTTTTCAAATGCATTTTAAATAGacgtttttttttcctttaaccgGGCTTCTTCACAGATACAATTCGGGGTAGTGGTTAAATGAATGTCTTCTTTCAGAGCGGTAAATCCAGAATTTGAATCTCTTAATATTGTATGTTTTCATTTGGAGTTATGGTTCACTTTTACTGTAACAAATCATTATTGGGTTACTAAATAGATCATCTAACAAGATGAACTCAAATTAATTCTATATTTAATGAgctatttcttatttattattatcgAGTATTTAATGAGCTCGAAACATTGAATATGATTTCTAAATCAATTGAAATTCCATTttttcttaatcccatcacaattggtttacatcaagggtcaacccttagcccctacctttttaccttaattctagatgtcctcacggaacaaatccaagagatagcgccgagatgcatgttttttgcagatgacatagtcctccttggagagtcgagggagaagttgaatgagaggttggaaacttggagacgagctctagaaacacatggctttcgcctaagcagaagcaaatcggagtatatggaatgtaagttcaacaaaagaaggagggtttctaactcagaggtgaaaataggagaccatattatccctcaagtcacacggtttaaatatcttgggtctgtaatacaggatgatggggaaattgaaggggatgtgaatcatcgcattcaagcaggatggatgaaatggagaaaagcatcgggggtgttatgtgatgcaaaggtaccgatcaagctaaagggaaagttttatcggactgcggtaagaccagCGATTTtatacggaacagaatgttgggcggtcaagagtcaacatgagaataaagtcggtgtagcggagatgaggatgttgcggtggatgtgtggtaagactcgacaggataaaattagaaacgaagctattagagagagggttggagtagcgcctattgtagagaagatggtggaaaatagacttaggtggtttgggcatgtagagagaagatcggtagactctgtagtgaggagagtagaccagatggagagaagacaaacaattcgaggcagaggaagacccaaaaagactataagagaggttataaaaaaggatctcgaaattaatgtttggatagaagtatggtacttgatagaacattatggcggaagttgatccatgtagccgaccccacctagtgggataaggcgtcgttgttgttgttgttgtgaaatATGGAGATAGACATTGCAGTACCTACTCATTATTTTCCCTATTGTCACcttgtcttttatttatttattttctttatagtttatattagCATTGCATTGTAATATTAAATCTTAGTACAGTTCATCTCGACATATGGATTTCTTATTTTGTAGTTTGAGATCATAAGTTGTCAATGTCATGCTTAAATTTGAAGGTGATTGATATGCTACTGGACACTTCTAGAATCCTAAGGAAACCCCAATACACTATGGCTTCAGAGGTTCCATTGGTTCTTCAGTCCTGTGAATTTGACAACATTAAGTTTATGTGTTCATCAGGTATTTCTGATTTGTAAGACTTTTTAAGTATGGTGTCTGACTGAATATTTGATTCCTTTCCACGGATCTTGTGCTTGTTAATTAGCATATTGATGCCATAAACTTTGGTTGCATCCAAATTCCAATATCTTCTTTGCTTACCTATTGGGTCTTTTTACTTAGAAAAgtttgacaatttgaatttatttaattaattgcatATCTAGATGCGGGAGAAGCGCTGCGTGTACACTTGGTGAATGAATGCCAAATTTACCAGCTTCAAGCTGCAATCTTTCATGAAGCTCTTCTAAATTGCGTGCCTCTATCAAATGGTCCTGCAAATGCGTTTGCAAATTACTTCCCAATTACTTTGCTTTTATTTATAGTGATCTATTATGCTGATAGCCCTTCCTTTTCCAGATCAAAGCTTGCTGCCTTTTCAAGgatccaagaagaaagtttcCCATGTCCCTCTTATGTCACGACCAACTGAGCGTGAGTTCTGTCTCCTgctatattttgaaatttgtctGAAAATTACTTAAATGCATGGTATAAAATGGAATGTGAATGCATTGTTTTCTTCCAAGCTCCACACCAAATTATATTCAcgaaatatacttttttttgacAGAACGAAATATACTTCTTGGTTCCTCCATTCTGACTGCtttctttttgttgttgaattaAATCTAGCATCATATGAAGAACGCCGAGCCAAACTCAACACAATTGCATGAAGATTTCGTTGGTCATCTCCGTTATATAATCTGTTTGGGTGAGCATTTGTAAACTTGATTTTGGATGatcataattttgtaaaattgatatgaattttattgtttgtttttcaaatcttaCTAAATTTGGTaggaatttatttgattaaattgaaGTATATGGATCGATTATTTTATCCTATTAAGAGTGTGCTTGAATAAACAACTTAATCAAGCATCTGTTGAATGTGCTTATCATGTAAACACTCATGTGtaagttatttatataatagaataggaaataagattgaattattttcataaattataagttgCTTTCATcagttattttgaaaaacttattgaaatgagttaaaaaaaaaaggttataaaCATTTATACAAGTATGTGtgatataaaataagttaaataaaattgttaatagGTTTTTTCAAATGCATTTTAAATAGacgtttttttttcctttaaccgGGCTTCTTCACAGATACAATTCGGGGTAGTGGTTAAATGAATGTCTTCTTTCAGAGCGGTAAATCCAGAATTTGAATCTCTTAATATTGTATGTTTTCATTTGGAGTTATGGTTCACTTTTACTGTAACAAATCATTATTGGGTTACTAAATAGATCATCTAACAAGATGAACTCAAATTAATTCTATATTTAATGAgctatttcttatttattattatcgAGTATTTAATGAGCTCGAAACATTGAATATGATTTCTAAATCAATTGaaattccatttttttcttaacgaGTTCCACATAAGTATGTTCGTTaagtcaaattaaattaattcaaataatttctcCTTTAAAGATTCCAACAATAACGTAACTATCGATGCAAATTACTTAGATTCTAGGTtgcattttatcttttataaggaAATGGGATTGGTTCTGGCTTATGCAGTGCTGCCTTTCATTGACGACTGATACATTGAGATGTGCAACCTAAAGCCAGCCGAATGAGGATGAACATGAGAGCTGAATGATTGGGACACATACAATTTACCAGTGTATTCTagatcaaattttatatatcaagagttttttataaaaaaaaaaaaagtcattttacTGTTCATAATAACCAAATATTATATGATAGACAAATTCACATAAATCATTTCAATCTATCTGGAATTCAGACTTGGTGGGATGACTTTGGTAAAACAGACAAAAGCTAGTTCCCAACACTTTGCTTGTCTCTGTCTCCAATCTCAGGTGCCTTCAAGCTAACTCCTAATCTGGCAATGACCAATCATGTGGCAAAAAGTTAAACCACCCAAACCACAACTAAAGCCTTTTCGTTCCTCTTTCTCGGTGATGGTGGGTTAATCATGGCCTTGTGCTTGTTATCATATGTATGGGTAGGCATGGTCGCAGTCGCCTGCTATTCATTCAATTTCAAAGTGAAAATCCATTAGTATCAAGAATGATTGGTGAGTGGAACCCATGTCCACCCCAAAAGTTTCAAATTCCGGATTAgactaacattatttttttatataataaaatattgtatactacaaattaaaacttataggacatttttatcatttcattctATCAGACAACTTTATAAGATTACTTTCATTATATTTCTCTTAAATCAAACAATCTaaccatttattatattttcattctattttttctttttttaaattatctaacttctattttcaactattgtattttcttttatttctatcttaaaatttaatctcaataggtttttcaaaaaaaaaatatcaataattaaaataatattatatcacaatttaaattattcatattaaatttaaaatataatttatatgttcaaagttatttatttattataaattaaacttatatatctacaatatatttatttattttaaataaataaaaaattatcttttataatacataaattaaaatactagtattattaaaaataaaaaagttaaaagaaaataaatattatcataatacttagacagaaaaaaaaaacccataaatattatattgttttgACAATAAGGAAGAGAGAGGGGGTGGAGGGAAATTgggataaaaaaagaagaagaaagcaaaacaAACTTAAAATGTGTAGACAGAAATTGTTGTCCCTGACTGGCGTGGGCGTCTGTGTATGAATGTGTTTGTGAGAAAATGGAAGCTGCGATGGGACTGATGCGGAGGATTCCTCCGAAACACACAGAAACAGCTCTGTCAGCGCTTCTGAGCCTTATGCCTGACAACTCCTCCGATCTCCTCTCTCAAGTCGATCAGCCCCTCCAGGTCTCGCTTTTTCTTTTGCCCTAAATCTTTCTTCCATTTCCCTCAATTTTGGGTACAAGAGGAATGAATGTTTGTTGTCTCACGATTTGCTTTTCGAACTTTCAGGTTCTGTGCGATGTGGAATGCGGCAAGGAGTTCATTTTGTGCGAATACAATAGAGATGCCGACTCTTACAggttcatttcatttttcataatcaTCCCTCCTGTATCTGGTTTTGTTGGATTCAATATGCTTAGCGTTTTTAAGAACTCTTTGTTGTCAAGCGTGTTTCACTTTTATGAAGtatatttggtttttttttttcaattggaaTCATCTTTGAGTAGCATGTACAGAAGGAATGTAACATCTAATAAAGCCTCAAACCGTGTTTGGTATAACATTTAAATCTAAAACATTGGCGTTTTCTTTTAAAGGGGATTTATGTAGAGGTAAAGATACAGCAAGTTGGTTGTGTCTGGGAGAAaaatcagagagagagagagggaaaatGGAAGAAATGATTTTCCACGATGATTAATATTTGGTTAATtctatgtttttaatctaattggAATTTAATGTGTTTACTGTCCTTTTGATGAATATGGCTGTTATGGAAAACTCATCTTGAAATGGAGAACGGTACAGATATTTAATTGTTTGTTGCTAAGTAGTTCAATTCAGTTCCTACTTCCTATAGACAGATCTGTAATTTATTTCTCATGAGTGTCCCtcccccacccccccccccccccccccccacccccccGCACACACACAATTTCCCTTTTTAATGTGTTTACTATTCAAGGACGGTTTAAACTTATTGTTGTTTGTATGTCTCTGCAGATCACCTTGGTCCAATAAATACCATCCACCATTAGAAGATGGGTCCCTCCCTTCTTCAGAGTTGCggaagcttgaaattgaagcAAATGACATATTTGCAATATATCGTGACCAGTGAGGTCCTTTATTTACCTCATCTTTAGAGCTTTTGTGCTGTTTTTAGATGTCTTATTAAGAAACCTTTCTCCCTATTAACTTATTAACTAATTTCTGTTTTGTTTCAAAGAATGAATTGAATTATTTAGctatttgttttaaaacaatttGCACCATTGATGGATAATGTAATAGGTATTATGAAGGCGGCATTTCATCagtttatttaactattttgtGTGTTCGTCTTGCTGTCTatataaattcaattatttagctattttgttttaaaacaatATGCACCATTAATGGATAATGTCATAGGTATTATGAAGGTGGCATTTCATCAGTTTACATGTGGGAAGATGATAATGAAGGTTTCGTAGCCTGCTTTTTAATAAAGAAAGGTGGGCCTGTTATTTGAGTAAACTCTAATGGAAGACACTACTCATCCTTTTGACCTATTTTCTGATGAGATATTTTTTGCAATACCATGATTAAAGATGGCTCAAAGACAGGGCAGGGCCGACGGGGATATTTAGAGGAAGGTGCATGGGATGCTATACATGTTATAGAGGTAAAGTATCATTCCATTTAAGACTAAACATGATAAATGCAGATGTATAATAGTAACTTTTAATACATTGGGAAACTTAAACATCTCTATTTAGTTCTATTTTTTCTGATTCTTGCaagtttatttcattaattcatAGTCCTcccatttttttgttaatttaggtGGGaccagaggaagaagaaaacaccAATTATCGTTTAACCAGTACAGTTATGCTGACTCTGACTACAAATAATGAGTCATCCGGAACTTTCAGTTTATCTGGTTCAATTAGGCGTcattttttttgacagaacGAAATATACTTCTTGGTTCCTCCATTCTGACTGCtttctttttgttgttgaattaAATCTAGCATCATATGAAGAACGCCGAGCAAAACTCAACACAATTGCATGAAGATTTCGTTGGTCATCTCCGTTATATAATCTGTTTGGGTGAGCATTTGTAAACTTGATTTTGGATGatcataattttgtaaaattgatatgaattttattgtttgtttttcaaatcttaCTAAATTTGGTaggaatttatttgattaaattgaaGTATATGGATCGATTATTTTATCCTATTAAGAGTGTGCTTGAATAAACAACTTAATCAAGCATCTGTTGAATGTGCTTATCATGTAAACACTCATGTGtaagttatttatataatagaataggaaataagattgaattattttcataaattataagttgCTTTCATcagttattttgaaaaacttattgaaatgagttaaaaaaaaaaggttataaaCATTTATACAAGTATGTGtgatataaaataagttaaataaaattgttaatagGTTTTTTCAAATGCATTTTAAATAGacgtttttttttcctttaaccgGGCTTCTTCACAGATACAATTCGGGGTAGTGGTTAAATGAATGTCTTCTTTCAGAGCGGTAAATCCAGAATTTGAATCTCTTAATATTGTATGTTTTCATTTGGAGTTATGGTTCACTTTTACTGTAACAAATCATTATTGGGTTACTAAATAGATCATCTAACAAGATGAACTCAAATTAATTCTATATTTAATGAgctatttcttatttattattatcgAGTATTTAATGAGCTCGAAACATTGAATATGATTTCTAAATCAATTGaaattccatttttttcttaacgaGTTCCACATAAGTATGTTCGTTaagtcaaattaaattaattcaaataatttctcCTTTAAAGATTCCAACAATAACGTAACTATCGATGCAAATTACTTAGATTCTAGGTtgcattttatcttttataaggaAATGGGATTGGTTCTGGCTTATGCAGTGCTGCCTTTCATTGACGACTGATACATTGAGATGTGCAACCTAAAGCCAGCCGAATGAGGATGAACATGAGAGCTGAATGATTGGGACACATACAATTTACCAGTGTATTCTagatcaaattttatatatcaagagttttttataaaaaaaaaaaaaagtcattttacTGTTCATAATAACCAAATATTATATGATAGACAAATTCACATAAATCATTTTCAATCTATCTGGAATTCAGACTTGGTGGGATGACTTTGGTAAAACAGACAAAAGCTAGTTCCCAACACTTTGCTTGTCTCTGTCTCCAATCTCAGGTGCCTTCAAGCTAACTCCTAATCTGGCAATGACCAATCATGTGGCAAAAAGTTAAACCACCCAAACCACAACTAAAGCCTTTTCGTTCCTCTTTCTCGGTGATGGTGGGTTAATCATGGCCTTGTGCTTGTTATCATATGTATGGGTAGGCATGGTCGCAGTCGCCTGCTATTCATTCAATTTCAAAGTGAAAATCCATTAGTATCAAGAATGATTGGTGAGTGGAACCCATGTCCACCCCAAAAGTTTCAAATTCCGGATTAgactaacattatttttttatataataaaatattgtatactacaaattaaaacttataggacatttttatcatttcattctATCAGACAACTTTATAAGATTACTTTCATTATATTTCTCTTAAATCAAACAATCTaaccatttattatattttcattctattttttctttttttaaattatctaacttctattttcaactattgtattttcttttatttctatcttaaaatttaatctcaataggtttttcaaaaaaaaaatatcaataattaaaataatattatatcacaatttaaattattcatattaaatttaaaatataatttatatgttcaaagttatttatttattataaattaaacttatatatctacaatatatttatttattttaaataaataaaaaattatcttttataatacataaattaaaatactagtattattaaaaataaaaaagttaaaagaaaataaatattatcataatacttagacagaaaaaaaaaacccataaatattatattgttttgACAATAAGGAAGAGAGAGGGGGTGGAGGGAAATTgggataaaaaaagaagaagaaagcaaaacaAACTTAAAATGTGTAGACAGAAATTGTTGTCCCTGACTGGCGTGGGCGTCTGTGTATGAATGTGTTTGTGAGAAAATGGAAGCTGCGATGGGACTGATGCGGAGGATTCCTCCGAAACACACAGAAACAGCTCTGTCAGCGCTTCTGAGCCTTATGCCTGACAACTCCTCCGATCTCCTCTCTCAAGTCGATCAGCCCCTCCAGGTCTCGCTTTTTCTTTTGCCCTAAATCTTTCTTCCATTTCCCTCAATTTTGGGTACAAGAGGAATGAATGTTTGTTGTCTCACGATTTGCTTTTCGAACTTTCAGGTTCTGTGCGATGTGGAATGCGGCAAGGAGTTCATTTTGTGCGAATACAATAGAGATGCCGACTCTTACAggttcatttcatttttcataatcaTCCCTCCTGTATCTGGTTTTGTTGGATTCAATATGCTTAGCGTTTTTAAGAACTCTTTGTTGTCAAGCGTGTTTCACTTTTATGAAGtatatttggttttttttttcaattggaaTCATCTTTGAGTAGCATGTACAGAAGGAATGTAACATCTAATAAAGCCTCAAACCGTGTTTGGTATAACATTTAAATCTAAAACATTGGCGTTTTCTTTTAAAGGGGATTTATGTAGAGGTAAAGATACAGCAAGTTGGTTGTGTCTGGGAGAAaaatcagagagagagagagggaaaatGGAAGAAATGATTTTCCACGATGATTAATATTTGGTTAATtctatgtttttaatctaattggAATTTAATGTGTTTACTGTCCTTTTGATGAATATGGCTGtgtaacataaaaataacaaatattttatggaAAACTCAATCTTGAAATGGAGAACGGTACAGATATTTAATTGTTTGTTGCTAAGTAGTTCAATTCAGTTCCTACTTCCTATAGACAGATCTGTAATTTATTTCTCATGAGTGTCCCtccccaccccccccccccccccaccccccgCACACACAcaattttccctttttaatgTGTTTACTATTCAAGGACGGTTTAAACTTATTGTTGTTTGTATGTCTCTGCAGATCACCTTGGTCCAATAAATACCATCCACCATTAGAAGATGGGTCCCTCCCTTCTTCAGAGTTGCggaagcttgaaattgaagcAAATGACATATTTGCAATATATCGTGACCAGTGAGGTCCTTTATTTACCTCATCTTTAGAGCTTTTGTGCTGTTTTTAGATGTCTTATTAAGAAACCTTTCTCCCTATTAACTTATTAACTAATTTCTGTTTTGTTTCAAAGAATGAATTGAATTATTTAGctatttgttttaaaacaatttGCACCATTGATGGATAATGTAATAGGTATTATGAAGGCGGCATTTCATCagtttatttaactattttgtGTGTTCGTCTTGCTGTCTatataaattcaattatttagctattttgttttaaaacaatATGCACCATTAATGGATAATGTCATAGGTATTATGAAGGTGGCATTTCATCAGTTTACATGTGGGAAGATGATAATGAAGGTTTCGTAGCCTGCTTTTTAATAAAGAAAGGTGGGCCTGTTATTTGAGTAAACTCTAATGGAAGACACTACTCATCCTTTTGACCTATTTTCTGATGAGATATTTTTTGCAATACCATGATTAAAGATGGCTCAAAGACAGGGCAGGGCCGACGGGGATATTTAGAGGAAGGTGCATGGGATGCTATACATGTTATAGAGGTAAAGTATCATTCCATTTAAGACTAAACATGATAAATGCAGATGTATAATAGTAACTTTTAATACATTGGGAAACTTAAACATCTCTATTTAGTTCTATTTTTTCTGATTCTTGCaagtttatttcattaattcatAGTCCTcccatttttttgttaatttaggtGGGaccagaggaagaagaaaacaccAATTATCGTTTAACCAGTACAGTTATGCTGACTCTGACTACAAATAATGAGTCATCCGGAACTTTCAGTTTATCTGGTTCAATTAGGCGTCAGGCACGTTCAATCAGAATTAGCTCTTGTTGGCAATTAGATCATTTAGTTAACACTTGGATGCTGAGTTTTTTCTGTCTTGAGAAGCCACATGGCCCACATCATGAACAATGCACCTTCATTGAATATTGAATTAATTACATGGTTCTTGTTTGATAAAGTTCATGTATCTATATGCTTTTTAGCTCGAGGCAGCTTTCTTTAGATTTTTCTGAATCCTAAATTagctttttcttatattttagatGAGTATGAAGCTATCAGTTGCTGATGGGCATCTTTGTAACATGGGAAGGATGATTGAAGAAATGGAGAGTAAGCTGAGGAACTCACTAGATCAGGTACTTCTTGATTGTATAGGATTCAACTGCATGCTTCATGTATTTGAGATCAGCTTCTTCACTTTTTGGTGTAATTGTTCTTTAGTGGGGAAGGGTTTGGGTATTTATCAAACTTGATATTCAGTTCGATTGTGCCTATGACATTCCAAACTATAAGGCATGTTAATGCATGTTACAGGTATACTTTGGGAAAACAAGAGAAATGGTTTGCACACTGAGACCACCATCTGAAGTGGCACAGTTGAGAATGCCTGATAGCGCCTGAGAGCTGATGTGCCGTTACTTGGTGTAGCAGAGAGAAATTTACTTTGTTTTAGCGTATTGGCTGGTAACTTGTGTCACAGTATTTGAAGGTAGGTAGTTTCACAACGGTTGGTGTTTCTGGTGGGTGGCCATGGTTCTACAGAGGTAGTTCTTTTTGTTATTTGAGTGTCAATTGTTGTTTTCTGTAGTGGATAAGCATCATGTTTGTTGTTGATACTTGACTGATGATTCAACAAAACAGTGAAATTCTAAAACTGGTGCCTAGGAGAATGCTTGACATGATACCCTTGTGTGGAAATGAATCAAATGATATCTCGTGCCATTACAACTTACAAGGTGGATTATTATTTCATCagtattgttattaatttattattaatattaaccaAAAATGACGTTACGAATATTATGATGTTTATgagtgaaatttaatttttaatattataaagttacaaatattatgttatttttgtttaatattgcaaaatatattatatcaaaaattaattaatattatttaattattagtttaatcactattaaatCCTTGATACTTAAATCATTATCCTCATCAGTTCAATTActagtttgattttaatttttttttattagagtaaattatattaacattttttgaagttttttcaGATTATGTACTTTCTTATTTAACATTTACAAGACCCTCTCTTATATGGAGTACcaacataatatttttcaaataatttaacatttacaAGACCCTCTCTTATATGGAGTACcaacataatatttttcaaataattagggGTTAGTGTAATATATAGAAGGGGGTGTCAGTGATTTCAAACATTAATGGGGTTAGTATTTCAAACATTAATGTGTTAGTCTAGGAATAGAAAAATTAGCAACGTTacgtgtaattttaaaaaaaaaataaacttaggaAATACGAGGGtaatttacttatttaataactaataatattgattttttgtattaaaattaattataaaaattaacaaaataaatagagtctgttaatatattttcacttattttttccttcaaaagtGTGTTTGACTATATTATTTACATAGAAGgctaatatattctttttgaaGATCAAatgagtatttattttttataagaaaggaATCAACATGTAAACATTATCACTGATACTTTTGCTTGTTTCTTAGGAATATATTAATAacgaaaaaattaatacaaaaaattcatTGAATAGAAACAAAAACCATAATATCCAACCCCAAAGAGTGGGGTCAAGTGAAGTTAATCATGATCTCACATTTGATAGATCGTAACTTTAAATCCCATTGTCTTTTTAAGATGAAGAGAATTGTGAATGTAATATACTTGTATACATTATGTGTTTAGAAACTTTTCATACCTCAAATTAGGTGGCATCTCCTTTCCCTaaaaaatttcttcacaaaaaaaatattataattcttattaattattatacgtACATCagcattgaaagaaaaaaatacagtgaaatatatatatatatatatatatatatatggccgTTATTTTTGTGTGATTTATTTAACCATGTAATGTCACGTGATTTATATCATAACATCATATAATTCATTtgatcaaatttaataaaatattatctactaaattaatcttataattatcttttattcaatattaaaacaagtatatctaataaaaaaaataatgtaattatatttaatataattaatatgtaaTTAATCTTTCTACacaattttaatgtaattatatttaatatgatactaaatattttaaaaataatatatatatatatatatattaaatattattgaatACAAAATA
It includes:
- the LOC121174364 gene encoding probable F-actin-capping protein subunit beta; translated protein: MEAAMGLMRRIPPKHTETALSALLSLMPDNSSDLLSQVDQPLQVLCDVECGKEFILCEYNRDADSYRSPWSNKYHPPLEDGSLPSSELRKLEIEANDIFAIYRDQYYEGGISSVYMWEDDNEGFVACFLIKKDGSKTGQGRRGYLEEGAWDAIHVIEVGPEEEENTNYRLTSTVMLTLTTNNESSGTFSLSGSIRRHFF
- the LOC100785640 gene encoding probable F-actin-capping protein subunit beta, producing MEAAMGLMRRIPPKHTETALSALLSLMPDNSSDLLSQVDQPLQVLCDVECGKEFILCEYNRDADSYRSPWSNKYHPPLEDGSLPSSELRKLEIEANDIFAIYRDQYYEGGISSVYMWEDDNEGFVACFLIKKDGSKTGQGRRGYLEEGAWDAIHVIEVGPEEEENTNYRLTSTVMLTLTTNNESSGTFSLSGSIRRQMSMKLSVADGHLCNMGRMIEEMESKLRNSLDQVYFGKTREMVCTLRPPSEVAQLRMPDSA
- the LOC121174306 gene encoding tRNA pseudouridine(38/39) synthase, whose amino-acid sequence is MSCLNLKVIDMLLDTSRILRKPQYTMASEVPLVLQSCEFDNIKFMCSSDAGEALRVHLVNECQIYQLQAAIFHEALLNCVPLSNDQSLLPFQGSKKKVSHVPLMSRPTEPSYEERRAKLNTIA